The Vicinamibacterales bacterium sequence CTTGATTCATCGACACGCGAGAGCCGCCTCCCACATTGTACACGCGGCCGGGAATTCCGGCAGTTGCTGCGGCCATGGTGGCCGTGACGATGTCGTCTACGAAGGTAAAATCTCGAGTCTGCTGTCCGTCACCATATAGGTGGACCGGTGTCCCATCTATTGCAGCCTTAAGAAAGCGATGGAATGCCATGTCCGGACGTTGACGGGGTCCGTAGACGGTAAAGTAGCGTAGAGCTACGGCCGGGACATCGTGGTTGAGATGGTAGAGCAAACATAGTTGCTCTCCCGCGAGCTTGGTTACACCATAAGGTGAAACGGGCCGAGGTAAAGCGTCCTCACGCATTGGTAGGTCTACTTGGTTGCCGTAGACAGAAGAGCTTGAGGCGTAGACGAAGCGTTCGATCGGCTGATGAACGCATGCGTCAAGAAGTGCTTGAGTGACGTCAATATTGAGCGACGTGCAGATGCTAAAGTCCTGCCCCCAGCTCCGACGGACTCCAGCTTGAGCTGCGAGGTGAAAGACGTGGGTCACGCCCTTGAGTAAATCCGCAACATTACAATTAAGCAGGTTTAGTTCAGTAAAGTGAAATCTCGATTTAGAAAGGAGTCTTGAGAGGTTATCTTCCTTAACTGATCGATGGTAATAATCGGTAAAACAGTCAACGCCGATTACATCAGTGTCGCGGGCGATGAGCATCTCCGCTAGACTTGAGCCTATAAAACCAGCAACCCCAGTTACTAGTGCTCTCATGCGAACACCGAGGAAAGTTGTTCTGGCAAGCGACAGGGTCGTCTTTGTACGTTGATTGCTGCGTGCACTGTCCGACCAATCGCGCTAGCCTCTCCGTCGAGCCAGCGAATTTCGTAGTTGAAGCAAACTCGAGTCGGTGAGAGTAGTTCCCCGCGAGTAATCACTTCGAGTTCATCATCGTATCTGCACGGTTTTCGATACTCACAGTGGGCCTCAATGACAGGAAGTAAAACCCCAGTCGCTTCCATCTGGCGATAGCTCCACCCGATTGTCCTCAGAAGATCCGTGCGGCCAATTTCAAACCAAACTAGATAATTCGCATGATACACAACGCCCATCTTGTCGGTCTCTGAGTAGCGTACTCGAATAAGTGAAGTCGAAGACCGCACCCCTATTTTGGCTCCCTGATAGCTCGTACGTTGGTTGCTGCCCTTAAAGCGCGTGTGGCTTTAGTAGGATCGTCTTGGCCAAAAATCGCTGAGCCAGCTACTAGGATGTTCGCCCCGGCAGCCACAAGTTCGCCGGCGTTGCTCAAATCTACTCCTCCGTCGACCGAAATCGGTGCTGGATTACCCACGCTTTCTAGCAAGACTCTCATGGCTCGGACTTTCTCGATGCTACTGGGTATGAATCGTTGTCCTCCGAATCCCGGATTTACAGACATGACTAAAACCACGTCGACTTCGGAGGCAACAGTTTCGAGAGCCGTGACCGGGGTTGAGGGATTAAGTGCAGCTCCAGCGAGAAGACCCAGTTTCTTAATTGAAGTCAGCGCCTGGCTAAGATTGGGTTGTGCTTCCACGTGAATAGAAAGAGTGTTGGCTCCGGCTTTTGCGAAAGCCTCAAGATGCCGATACGGGTCTTCAATCATTAAGTGGACATCCAACGGAACCCGTGCGGTTCGCTTTATAGAACTTATAACTGGGGGTCCAATTGATAAGTTGGGCACGAAATGACCATCCATCACATCCACATGTATGGCATCGGCACCACCTTGCTCTACGGCGTGAACAGCTCTACCCAATTCCGCGAAGTCAGCCGAAAGAATTGAAGGAGCGATTTGGACGCTCACCGGCTCACCTCAAGGGAAATTGGTTCACCAGGGGTGATTTGAAAACCTGCTTGGGGATATTGACGAAGGACAATACCGGGGGGCACGTTTGGATATGGGTGATCTCCGACGACTGTAATTCGAAATCCTTGTTCTCGTAAAATGTCGGCCGCTCCTGTGCCGTCGGCGCCGATTAGGTCAGGCATCACATAGGTAACGGTTCGCTCGCCTCGGTTTACAAGTAACGACACTGATGTGCTGCGAGTGTCTGGCGGCGGTTCTTGGGCAAGCACTGTGCTCCGGGGGTATCGACCTGACCGTATTTCGGCGACGCTTACGAGTTCCAGGCTGTCCGCTTGGACTCTTAATTGGGCACTGCGCTCGGTTTGACCAACTAAAGCGGGAATCTGACTGGGCCGAGAGCCACCGCTTAACCAAACTCTAACAGTTCGTTGTCGGCGGGTTGTTGATCCAGCCGGGGGCTGTTGTAGAATCACGCTCCCGGCAGGGATAGAAGGGTGTAACCGCGGCGCTGGATCAACACGTACTAGAAGTCCCAACTCTTCGAGAGTTGCAGTAGCCGTTGCAATTGGTTGACCGGCTAGGTCGGGAACGGATACTTCCTGTGATCGAAGTGCGACACGCAAACCGGCGGCGGCGAAAAGGAAGTAAGTCGCCACCATTGCGCCGGTCACTAGGAGGGCCTTCCCAACGCCCAGCACGTTACGCGTCAGGGTCATCAAATCACTGACGGTAGCACAAGTCCTTGCTGTTCACAAGATTCTGGCCCTTAGGTGCGCTTGAAAGAAGCCGCGAAAAAGGCATCTAGCCGGTGCAAGTGAGGATAGCTTCTGAGATATCCGGCCTCGTTGAGAATTGGACCGAAATGAGAAGTCTCATCGAGGGTCCGAAGATCTTCAGCGTGGAATTTGGTCTCTGAATCGAGAAAGTTTTCTACGACTCGTTCATTCTCCTCTGGCTCACCGGAACACGTAGCGTACACTAGACGCCCTCCGGATCGCACCGTGGTGGCTGCAACACGAAGCATTTTGATTTGGCGGTCAGCCATACGCTGAATGTCGTTGAGTTGTCTGCGCCATCGAATATCTGGATCACGTTGCACGGTACCTAGGCCGCTGCAGGGAACATCGACAAGGACGCGATCGAAGATAGTGCCAAATGGGGCGTTGCGAGAAAGATCATGGGCGACCGGCTTCACAACAGAAGCGCCGAGTCGAGTGACAGTGTGAGCCAGTAGATTGAGTCGAGTCTGACTAAAGTCTCCCGCCACTAGAGTTCCCTGATTTGCCATAGCCGAAGCTAGAGCAAGGGTCTTGCCTCCTGGTGCAGCGCATGCGTCCAGAATGGTCATGCCAGGCTCTGCTTGAACAAGCGGAGGAATAAGTTGGGAGGCTTCGGCTTGGACGAAGAAGTCGTAACTTGAGGTCAAATCCGGCAAAAATTGCTTACCAGACGCAATGCTTAAACCATCACGCCCATAGCGTAGAGGCTCCGCGACAATGGAGTTTTCACGAAACCGCGACACCAGTGCTGCAGATGTTGTGTGTAAAGTGTTAGCTCGAAGGGTAAGACTGGCGGGTTCGTTGTTGAACTTAGTCCATGCCAGCGTTGCTGAATAACCATAGCGGGCGAGCCACCGTTCAACTAGCCAGTCCGGGTGGGAATGGCTAATGCTAATAAATTGAAGCGCCCTCTGCCGGAGATGGGTTGGCCAGCCTGAGAATTGCACTTCAGAAACAGCCGCGAGTTCCGACTCCTTCGGTTCCTCTGGTAAAGGAAGATTGGGTAATGCCCTTAGGAGGGCTCTCAGCACAGCGTTTGTTAGTCCTGCTGCACGGTTGGGGCCTTCGGTTCGTGTGATGTTTACTGCGTCGTTGACGACAGCTGACGGAGGAACGCGGTCAAGGTGTAGTAGTTGATAAATGCTGATCCGAAGTACATCACGCACAACAGGGTCAAGTTTAATTAGAGGGCGATCAGCAAAGTGTACGATCAGATAATCCAGTGCGTTAAGCCACCGAAGGGTTCCAGTTACGATCTCATTGAGTAAAGCCCGATCCCGCCGATCTGGCACATCGGTTCTGACACTGTAAAGTGAATCTGGAAGAGCGACGGAGCGTTGGATCACAGCCCGGAGGGCTCGAAAGGCGGCCATTCGGGCTGGAGCGATCATATCCTTGTTGGGGATTCAAAAGCTGAACCAACGGTTACTGGATGGCCAGCCAAAAAAGACTGAACTTCCATAACGCGACGTCCAGACGGCTGAATTTCTAGGATTTCGAGTGTCGTACTTCCACCTGAAGCAACAACGAGCCGACTGCCTTCAGTTTCGAGAATCTCTCCAGGTCGTCCCTTTGAAGGTTGTGCTATCACCGCTGTGCGGTGGATAGCGTAGCGAACTCCCCCAAGATATGTGAAGGCTTGGGGCCAGGGATGCATTGCGCGAACTTGGTTATGAATCGTGGGGGCGTCACTCTTCCAATCGATGCGACCATCGTTCTTCGTGAGCCGAGGTGCATAGGTTGCAACCGAGTTGTCTTGTGGCGCTTCGACCAAGGTTCCGCTCCCAATGTTGCCGAGGTTGTCCCTTAGAAGGGAGGCTCCGAGCGGGGCAAGGGCACTTGCAAGGTCTGAGGCTGTGTCAGTGGGGCGAATCGCCTGTTGTGCTTGAGCAAGAATTGGACCGGAATCAAGCTTGGAATTCATCCTTATCAAAGTGACTCCCGTGACCTCATTTCCATCGAGCACAGCTCGTTGAATCGGAGCTGCGCCACGATAGGCGGGTAGTAGGGAAGCGTGTAAATTAACGAAACCATGTGTTGGGATTTCAAGTAGGTTGTCGGGAACGAGCTTGCCATAGGCCACAACGACCCCAAGTTCTAGCTGGAGGGTTCGCATTTGATCTAGAAAAACTGGGTCGTTGAGAGCTTCTGGCGTCAGGACTGGAATATTGTTTCCTAGAGCTATAATTTTTATTGGTGACGCTGAGGGTCGTTGACCTCTACCACGCGGACGATCAGGTTGGGTGATCACCGTGACCACCTCGCACGGAGATTCTATGAGTGCGACGAGTGTCGGAACCGCAAACTCTGGTGTACCAAAGAAGGCGATTCTCACCATTTTCTGTTCCGCCGAAGTTTGGCGATTCGACGCATGATTAGTTCTCGCTTAATCCCACGGAGGCGATCAACAAAGAGGGTGCCGTTTAGATGGTCCATTTCGTGCTGAAAGGCACGTGCAAGAAGGTCCTCGCCTTCGATCTTTTGAGTTCTGCCATTCTGATCTAGGCCGGATACAACGACCTGTTTCCGCCGCTCCACAACCGCACTGAACCCGGGAAGGCTCAGGCAGCCCTCTTCCTCGGTTATTAATGTGTCATCGCTACAGGTCTCAAAGCTGGGATTAACCATTGCAATTAGTTCCGTTGGTTTTTCTCCCACAGAAATGTCGATAACAAAGATCCGCAATCCTACTCCCACCTGGGGAGCTGCCAAGCCGACTCCGGGTGCAGCGTACATAGTTTTAATCATGTCGTCGATTAATGCCCGTATTTCCTCGGTTATCGCCCTTACAGGAGCCGCTGGCGCATGAAGCCCCGAATCACCGTACTTAAGGATCGGGCGAATCATAGAAACCCTTACGGCTTGGTGTGGCTAGCCCGTTCGATTGCTAGAAGGGTTATTAAGTCGAGACCGGCTGAGCGTGGTGGAAGCGGACAGATGACGGGTGACCTCGTTTATGGAATCGCCTCCAAACTTCTCTAAAAAAGCATCAGCCAAGACCAAGGAAATCATCGCTTCAGCCACAACCGAAGCAGCCGGAACGGCGCACACATCGCTTCGTTCCACTGTCGCTGGAGCCTCGGTCATAGTAGATATGTCTACAGAGCGAAGGGGTTTCATAAGAGTTGAAATCGGCTTCATGTAACCCAAAATACGAAGATCCTCGCCGTTTGTCACGCCGCCTTCGAGTCCCCCTGCATTGTTCGTTGGGCGGACGACGCCGTATTTACTGCCATCATTCTCTGCAGGGTGACTTGGCAAAACGATCTCATCGTGCACTTGGGATCCAGGCAGTGCAGACACACCCGGCCCAAGACCTATTCCCACAGCCTTGATGGCAGGTATGGACATGATGGCTTGGGCCAAACGCCCATCAAGCTTCCGATCCCACTGGACGTAGCTTCCGAGTCCAAGTGGGAGTCCGTGAACGATTACCTCGAACCTGCCACCGGCTGTGTCCCCAGCCTCGCGAGCAGCATCAATTGCGGCAACCATCGCTGTTTCGGTTTTTGGATCAACGCAACGAAGGGTTGCGTCCTCCGGTATTTCACGTACCCGGTCGAAGGGGACCATGGTTTCGGAGATCTCAACTCCGGCGATAGCGGTGACATGACTTGCGATCTCAATATTGAATAGCTCCAGTAACTGTCGAGCGACCGAACCCGCCGCAACGCGCGCGGCCGTTTCACGTGCACTAGCACGCTCTAGGACGTCTCGAATGTCAGTCCGGTCAAATTTGATGGTTCCTGCGAGATCGGCATGGCCAGGACGAGGACGTGAGACCGGAGGCTTACGATCGCCCTCGGTCGACTCGGATTCCGTTGCGCTGACCTGCATTGTCCTTTCCCAATTGGGCCAGTCCTTGTTGTTAACAAGAAGCGCGATCGGACCGCCAATTGTTTGACCGTCGCGTACGCCGGATAAGATTTCGGCTTGATCAGATTCAATCTGCATTCGTTGGCCGCGACCATAGCCCTTCTGGCGTCGGCGCATTTGATGTGTGATCGCATCAAAATTAATCGTCAGGCCAGCGGGAATTCCTTCAAGTATTGCCACGAGTCCTCGACCGTGCGATTCGCCTGCTGTAAGAAAACGTAACATGCTACCTATATTGTACACGAAGCATTTGGCGCGATTTCAAATGAGGAAGGTCAATCATTAAGAGCAGTTCCTTTGAATGCTACTCTGGGGAAATCTTCCACGAAATACAGAAAATGGAAGAAGGCGCGGGCTCCGATATTTCAGAGCTTAGTTTGTGGTTAACTAACCAAACATCAGGTTTACGATCGCAACGGCGGCCAGGATTCCTGCGATGTCAGCTAGTAAGCATGCCGGGAGTGCGTGTCGGGTTCTAACGATTCCGACTGCACCAAAGTAGACTG is a genomic window containing:
- the fmt gene encoding methionyl-tRNA formyltransferase gives rise to the protein MVRIAFFGTPEFAVPTLVALIESPCEVVTVITQPDRPRGRGQRPSASPIKIIALGNNIPVLTPEALNDPVFLDQMRTLQLELGVVVAYGKLVPDNLLEIPTHGFVNLHASLLPAYRGAAPIQRAVLDGNEVTGVTLIRMNSKLDSGPILAQAQQAIRPTDTASDLASALAPLGASLLRDNLGNIGSGTLVEAPQDNSVATYAPRLTKNDGRIDWKSDAPTIHNQVRAMHPWPQAFTYLGGVRYAIHRTAVIAQPSKGRPGEILETEGSRLVVASGGSTTLEILEIQPSGRRVMEVQSFLAGHPVTVGSAFESPTRI
- the def gene encoding peptide deformylase; this translates as MIRPILKYGDSGLHAPAAPVRAITEEIRALIDDMIKTMYAAPGVGLAAPQVGVGLRIFVIDISVGEKPTELIAMVNPSFETCSDDTLITEEEGCLSLPGFSAVVERRKQVVVSGLDQNGRTQKIEGEDLLARAFQHEMDHLNGTLFVDRLRGIKRELIMRRIAKLRRNRKW
- a CDS encoding NAD-dependent epimerase/dehydratase family protein, with product MRALVTGVAGFIGSSLAEMLIARDTDVIGVDCFTDYYHRSVKEDNLSRLLSKSRFHFTELNLLNCNVADLLKGVTHVFHLAAQAGVRRSWGQDFSICTSLNIDVTQALLDACVHQPIERFVYASSSSVYGNQVDLPMREDALPRPVSPYGVTKLAGEQLCLLYHLNHDVPAVALRYFTVYGPRQRPDMAFHRFLKAAIDGTPVHLYGDGQQTRDFTFVDDIVTATMAAATAGIPGRVYNVGGGSRVSMNQVIELIAKITDSSLEINRDATQSGDMRDTYADITLARSDLGFDPTVALPDGLRAQYEWLSRHNGFSS
- the rsmB gene encoding 16S rRNA (cytosine(967)-C(5))-methyltransferase RsmB; translation: MIAPARMAAFRALRAVIQRSVALPDSLYSVRTDVPDRRDRALLNEIVTGTLRWLNALDYLIVHFADRPLIKLDPVVRDVLRISIYQLLHLDRVPPSAVVNDAVNITRTEGPNRAAGLTNAVLRALLRALPNLPLPEEPKESELAAVSEVQFSGWPTHLRQRALQFISISHSHPDWLVERWLARYGYSATLAWTKFNNEPASLTLRANTLHTTSAALVSRFRENSIVAEPLRYGRDGLSIASGKQFLPDLTSSYDFFVQAEASQLIPPLVQAEPGMTILDACAAPGGKTLALASAMANQGTLVAGDFSQTRLNLLAHTVTRLGASVVKPVAHDLSRNAPFGTIFDRVLVDVPCSGLGTVQRDPDIRWRRQLNDIQRMADRQIKMLRVAATTVRSGGRLVYATCSGEPEENERVVENFLDSETKFHAEDLRTLDETSHFGPILNEAGYLRSYPHLHRLDAFFAASFKRT
- the rpe gene encoding ribulose-phosphate 3-epimerase gives rise to the protein MSVQIAPSILSADFAELGRAVHAVEQGGADAIHVDVMDGHFVPNLSIGPPVISSIKRTARVPLDVHLMIEDPYRHLEAFAKAGANTLSIHVEAQPNLSQALTSIKKLGLLAGAALNPSTPVTALETVASEVDVVLVMSVNPGFGGQRFIPSSIEKVRAMRVLLESVGNPAPISVDGGVDLSNAGELVAAGANILVAGSAIFGQDDPTKATRALRAATNVRAIREPK
- a CDS encoding PASTA domain-containing protein, whose translation is MTLTRNVLGVGKALLVTGAMVATYFLFAAAGLRVALRSQEVSVPDLAGQPIATATATLEELGLLVRVDPAPRLHPSIPAGSVILQQPPAGSTTRRQRTVRVWLSGGSRPSQIPALVGQTERSAQLRVQADSLELVSVAEIRSGRYPRSTVLAQEPPPDTRSTSVSLLVNRGERTVTYVMPDLIGADGTGAADILREQGFRITVVGDHPYPNVPPGIVLRQYPQAGFQITPGEPISLEVSR
- the aroC gene encoding chorismate synthase, which gives rise to MLRFLTAGESHGRGLVAILEGIPAGLTINFDAITHQMRRRQKGYGRGQRMQIESDQAEILSGVRDGQTIGGPIALLVNNKDWPNWERTMQVSATESESTEGDRKPPVSRPRPGHADLAGTIKFDRTDIRDVLERASARETAARVAAGSVARQLLELFNIEIASHVTAIAGVEISETMVPFDRVREIPEDATLRCVDPKTETAMVAAIDAAREAGDTAGGRFEVIVHGLPLGLGSYVQWDRKLDGRLAQAIMSIPAIKAVGIGLGPGVSALPGSQVHDEIVLPSHPAENDGSKYGVVRPTNNAGGLEGGVTNGEDLRILGYMKPISTLMKPLRSVDISTMTEAPATVERSDVCAVPAASVVAEAMISLVLADAFLEKFGGDSINEVTRHLSASTTLSRSRLNNPSSNRTG